The following coding sequences are from one Campylobacter showae CSUNSWCD window:
- a CDS encoding SEL1-like repeat protein translates to MKSSIDCIDLGNLYSSGHGIRQDNKIAKEYFGKACDLGDQRGCDGYKILNEQV, encoded by the coding sequence ATGAAAAGCAGTATTGATTGTATTGACCTTGGAAATCTATATTCTAGTGGGCATGGTATAAGGCAAGATAATAAAATAGCAAAAGAATACTTTGGTAAAGCTTGCGACTTAGGGGATCAAAGAGGTTGCGATGGTTATAAAATACTAAACGAGCAAGTTTGA
- a CDS encoding AzlC family ABC transporter permease, producing MHFSYVFKLSIPIFMGYFPLGVAFGILAKSMGVSAFIAIALSTLAYGGAAQFMMLSLFSAGTGLLEVFIVSYLVNLRHTFYGLALLKEYKDLKFRLFNIATLTDETFAIFKALNISDAAERSYVFTRLNLLSWLYWAAGTAVGCLAGELIKVDMSGLEFSLTALFIVIVMEMFKNDKNYKVLGAACLFGVAGVALMPAKAMLVGSMALCFIFILVFKDKL from the coding sequence TTGCATTTTAGTTACGTTTTTAAGCTCAGCATTCCCATTTTTATGGGCTATTTTCCCCTCGGCGTCGCCTTTGGGATACTGGCTAAAAGCATGGGTGTTAGCGCATTTATCGCCATAGCGCTCAGCACGCTAGCATACGGCGGCGCGGCGCAGTTTATGATGCTCTCGCTTTTTAGCGCTGGCACGGGGCTTTTAGAGGTTTTTATCGTGAGCTACCTTGTAAATTTACGCCATACTTTTTATGGACTCGCGCTTTTAAAAGAGTACAAAGATCTCAAATTTCGCCTTTTTAATATCGCAACTCTCACGGACGAAACTTTTGCGATATTTAAGGCGCTTAATATCTCGGACGCGGCGGAGCGTAGCTATGTTTTTACTCGGCTAAATTTGCTCTCGTGGCTCTACTGGGCGGCAGGAACGGCGGTCGGATGTTTAGCCGGCGAGCTGATAAAGGTCGATATGAGCGGGCTTGAGTTTAGCCTAACCGCGCTTTTTATCGTGATCGTGATGGAGATGTTTAAAAACGATAAAAACTATAAAGTGCTGGGTGCTGCGTGCTTGTTTGGAGTCGCCGGCGTAGCGCTCATGCCTGCTAAAGCGATGCTGGTAGGCTCGATGGCGCTTTGCTTTATTTTTATTTTAGTTTTTAAGGATAAGCTTTGA
- a CDS encoding branched-chain amino acid transporter permease codes for MISVSSSEWVIFAAVLLSAFATFLTRAAPFYVIKNYKPRPWLTAVERHMGLMIMVILVCYGLKDVKFYVYPYGLNEALAVFSAVLIHLKFKNTLLSIAASTAIYMTLIRII; via the coding sequence TTGATAAGCGTGAGTTCTAGCGAGTGGGTGATATTCGCCGCCGTTTTGCTAAGCGCGTTTGCGACCTTTTTGACGCGCGCTGCACCGTTTTACGTCATCAAAAACTATAAGCCTCGTCCGTGGCTAACGGCCGTGGAGCGACACATGGGACTGATGATAATGGTCATCTTAGTGTGCTACGGGCTAAAGGACGTCAAATTTTACGTCTATCCGTACGGACTAAACGAAGCGCTAGCTGTTTTTAGCGCGGTTTTGATTCATCTGAAATTTAAAAACACCTTGCTTAGTATCGCGGCTTCGACGGCGATATACATGACGCTTATTAGAATTATTTAA
- a CDS encoding type II asparaginase yields the protein MRFAVKAVIFMLLGATLAFAKPTIYILATGGTIAGSGSGALDTSYTSGTVTVDKLIAAVPDINKIATIKGEQISNIGSQEMNNEVWFKLANRVNELLTSGKADGVVITHGTDTMEETAYFLNLVVKSDKPIVMVGAMRNSGSLSADGPLNIFNAVNVAMNKEAVGKGVMVVMNDEIHAAREVTKTNTTAVDTFKSPNSGKIGTVFYGNVKFYMNPTRKHTVNSAFDITKIKELPRVDIIYSHSNGNPDFVNVAVKNGAKGIINAGMGNGNPFPNALEALGEAVKAGVVVVRDSRVGSGETTLNGEVDDGKYGFLASDNLNAQKARVLLMLALTQTTDKAKIQELFLTH from the coding sequence ATGCGTTTTGCAGTAAAGGCGGTGATTTTCATGCTTTTAGGAGCGACTTTGGCTTTTGCAAAGCCGACGATTTACATTTTAGCCACGGGCGGCACTATAGCCGGCAGCGGCTCGGGGGCTCTTGATACGAGCTATACATCTGGAACCGTTACGGTCGATAAACTGATCGCCGCGGTACCTGATATCAACAAGATAGCGACCATCAAAGGCGAGCAGATCTCAAATATCGGCTCTCAAGAGATGAACAACGAAGTTTGGTTTAAGCTAGCAAACAGAGTAAATGAACTGCTAACTAGCGGCAAGGCCGACGGCGTAGTCATCACGCACGGAACCGACACGATGGAAGAGACGGCGTATTTTCTAAATTTAGTCGTCAAAAGCGATAAACCTATCGTTATGGTCGGCGCAATGAGAAACAGCGGCTCGCTAAGCGCGGACGGCCCTCTAAATATCTTTAACGCCGTAAACGTAGCTATGAACAAAGAAGCAGTAGGCAAGGGCGTAATGGTCGTGATGAACGACGAGATCCACGCAGCTAGAGAGGTAACTAAAACAAACACTACCGCCGTCGACACATTTAAATCTCCAAACAGCGGAAAGATCGGCACTGTGTTTTACGGCAACGTCAAATTTTACATGAATCCTACGCGCAAACACACCGTAAATTCGGCATTTGACATCACAAAGATCAAAGAGCTTCCAAGAGTCGATATTATCTATAGCCACTCAAACGGCAACCCTGACTTCGTAAACGTAGCCGTGAAAAACGGAGCTAAAGGCATCATAAATGCCGGCATGGGTAACGGAAATCCATTCCCAAACGCGCTTGAGGCTCTAGGCGAAGCAGTCAAGGCCGGCGTAGTAGTCGTGCGTGACTCCCGCGTAGGTAGCGGCGAGACCACGCTAAACGGCGAAGTGGACGACGGCAAATACGGCTTTTTAGCCAGCGACAACCTAAATGCGCAAAAAGCCAGAGTGCTTTTGATGCTTGCGCTTACGCAGACTACGGATAAGGCAAAGATCCAGGAGCTTTTCCTAACTCACTAA
- a CDS encoding YfbM family protein yields the protein MGMSAHYYAYAQDVIEAIKNGGGDDAWALDEYDLDKMWDAMHKTLTGKNMFEAMSAGEIFATPNPLSWAIFGRGMAGEEGSEAISYVDADDVKAVAKAMSDTDIDALLANVDFAEFGAAGTYPEIWEYESEFEDIKAELKEHFNGLLSFYQNAADKGLGVLIVIA from the coding sequence ATGGGAATGAGCGCGCACTACTACGCCTATGCGCAAGACGTTATCGAGGCGATCAAAAACGGCGGCGGTGACGATGCCTGGGCGCTGGATGAATACGACCTGGATAAAATGTGGGACGCGATGCATAAAACGCTAACTGGCAAAAATATGTTTGAGGCGATGAGTGCGGGCGAGATTTTCGCTACGCCAAACCCGCTTAGTTGGGCGATTTTCGGACGCGGCATGGCGGGCGAAGAGGGAAGCGAGGCGATATCTTACGTGGACGCAGATGACGTAAAAGCCGTAGCCAAAGCGATGTCTGATACCGATATCGACGCGCTTTTGGCAAACGTAGATTTTGCAGAATTTGGCGCTGCAGGCACCTATCCCGAGATATGGGAGTATGAGAGCGAATTTGAAGATATTAAAGCCGAGCTAAAAGAGCATTTTAACGGGCTTTTGAGCTTTTATCAAAATGCCGCCGACAAAGGGCTTGGCGTGCTAATCGTAATAGCCTAA